The Benincasa hispida cultivar B227 chromosome 11, ASM972705v1, whole genome shotgun sequence genome has a segment encoding these proteins:
- the LOC120091595 gene encoding pto-interacting protein 1-like, whose protein sequence is MSCFSCCEEDEIQKAADNGGGYAGKQNTGNNGGYHKPEAAPAVTQAVKMQPILVPTIPFEELSEVTDNFGNEALIGEGSYGRVYYGMLKNGQPAAIKKLDASKQPDDEFLAQVSMVSRLKHGNFVQLLGYCVDGSSRILVYEYASNGSLHDILHGRKGVKGAQPGPVLSWAQRVKIAVGAARGLEYLHEKAESHIIHRDIKSSNVLIFDDDVAKIADFDLSNQAPDMAARLHSTRVLGTFGYHAPEYAMTGQLNAKSDVYSFGVVLLELLTGRKPVDPTLPRGQQSLVTWAIPKLSEDKVRQCVDGRLGGDYPPKAVAKLAAVAALCVQYEADFRPNMSIVVKALQHLLNARPGPTGDASNS, encoded by the exons ATGAGCTGCTTTAGCTGCTGTGAGGAAGATGAAATTCAGAAAGCAGCTGACAATGGAGGCGGGTATGCAGGAAAACAAAATACAG GAAACAATGGGGGTTATCATAAACCCGAAGCTGCACCAGCAGTCACTCAAGCTGTCAAAATGCAACCAATATTAGTGCCTACCATACCCTTCGAAGAACTGTCAGAAGTAACAGACAACTTTGGAAATGAAGCTTTGATAGGAGAGGGTTCATATGGGAGAGTATACTATGGGATGCTTAAAAACGGGCAGCCTGCTGCGATCAAGAAGTTAGATGCAAGCAAACAGCCTGATGATGAGTTTTTAGCACAG GTCTCCATGGTCTCGAGGCTGAAGCATGGAAATTTTGTTCAATTGCTTGGTTATTGCGTTGATGGGAGTTCACGCATACTAGTATACGAGTATGCTTCTAATGGATCACTTCATGATATTCTTCATG GAAGAAAAGGAGTGAAAGGAGCACAACCAGGTCCCGTTCTATCATGGGCACAACGTGTGAAAATTGCTGTGGGGGCTGCTAGAGGACTCGAGTATTTGCATGAAAAGGCTGAGTCCCACATTATCCATCGTGATATTAAGTCCAGCAATGTACTCATCTTTGATGATGATGTTGCTAAAATTGCTGACTTTGATTTGTCCAATCAAGCTCCTGATATGGCAGCACGTCTTCACTCTACCCGTGTTCTTGGAACTTTTGGCTATCATGCTCCTGA ATATGCTATGACTGGTCAATTGAATGCCAAGAGTGATGTATATAGCTTTGGCGTAGTCTTGCTTGAACTTCTGACAGGGAGAAAACCTGTAGATCCTACGCTTCCACGAGGACAACAAAGTCTAGTTACTTGG gctATTCCAAAGCTGAGTGAAGATAAAGTTAGGCAGTGTGTCGATGGAAGGCTTGGCGGAGACTACCCCCCAAAGGCGGTTGCAAAG TTAGCAGCTGTTGCTGCCTTGTGTGTGCAGTATGAGGCAGATTTCCGGCCAAACATGAGCATTGTTGTCAAAGCCCTCCAGCATTTATTAAATGCCCGACCTGGGCCTACAGGTGATGCATCAAACTCGTAA